One Bacillus sp. FJAT-52991 genomic region harbors:
- a CDS encoding C40 family peptidase has protein sequence MMVVFLAGVGLNTPTHAEEKNIEETAYVDVSVATLWTAPNILRPVDAPSATNPVDMRKWTSSMTYEQQVQLSDDGMLETQALYGNKVTILERQGEWVKVAVDGQPTPRNDLGYPGWMPASQLTYSKKYAKKENQPFVLITAPTTYLFNTPSFNHKGIEISYNTRLPYLGETKQAYKVLKPDGHHAWVNKQDAQIYQSPSTIPTPTGKDLVETGKMFLGLHYLWAGMSGFGFDCSGFTFTIHQSHGITIPRDSSVQAKYGDPVPLDELKPGDLLFFAHDNGKGRVHHVAMYAGDGMMIHSPNSKKDVEIIPVNTKGYIEELANARRYFLDSM, from the coding sequence ATGATGGTTGTTTTTCTAGCAGGTGTAGGGTTAAATACACCGACTCATGCTGAGGAAAAAAACATAGAGGAAACTGCTTATGTCGATGTCTCCGTCGCAACACTTTGGACAGCTCCAAATATCCTACGACCTGTTGATGCACCATCTGCGACAAATCCAGTGGATATGAGAAAATGGACAAGCTCTATGACATATGAGCAGCAAGTACAATTATCTGATGATGGGATGCTAGAAACTCAAGCTCTTTACGGCAATAAGGTCACGATTCTTGAAAGACAAGGCGAATGGGTAAAAGTCGCAGTAGACGGTCAACCAACACCGCGTAATGACTTAGGATATCCTGGTTGGATGCCGGCTTCGCAGTTAACATACAGTAAAAAATATGCTAAAAAGGAAAATCAGCCATTTGTTTTAATTACAGCACCAACAACTTATCTTTTTAACACACCTTCTTTCAATCATAAAGGAATTGAAATTAGTTACAATACTCGCCTACCTTATTTAGGAGAAACAAAGCAAGCTTATAAAGTGTTAAAGCCAGATGGCCATCATGCCTGGGTAAACAAACAAGACGCACAAATATATCAATCGCCATCCACAATTCCAACACCGACAGGAAAAGACTTAGTAGAAACAGGCAAAATGTTTTTAGGCCTTCATTATTTATGGGCTGGGATGAGTGGATTTGGATTTGATTGTTCAGGATTTACGTTCACAATCCATCAATCACATGGCATCACCATCCCACGTGATTCAAGTGTTCAAGCAAAATATGGGGATCCTGTCCCACTTGATGAATTAAAACCTGGTGACTTACTCTTCTTTGCCCACGATAATGGTAAAGGAAGAGTTCATCATGTTGCGATGTATGCCGGAGATGGTATGATGATTCACTCACCAAATTCAAAAAAGGATGTTGAAATCATTCCTGTTAACACAAAAGGATATATCGAAGAATTGGCAAACGCTCGCCGTTATTTTCTAGATAGTATGTGA
- a CDS encoding putative bifunctional diguanylate cyclase/phosphodiesterase, producing the protein MFLTPSTAQYDVLQGEYSIPIIALSVLIAWAAAYTSLSMGERSHKSSFFHQNLWLVLAATSMGIGIWSMHFVGMNALALPVYIHYDRILIVVSILSTMLASFLAFYVSSRSRRTKKTYLITGLVMGTGISVMHYVGMAAMKMEGVIYSYDIGLSIASFLLAVFVSCVALYLFYMLQHQSERFLIRIAIALILGLAISIVCVTEMAGVTFYVPNDYLLMNGESQWMDVLFLVKSVSASIALLLCLFLFSSMLDRYAEHQLRYFDSLTKLPNRRRFERNITNFSYGALAVWHLHDLESLNRAHGYTFVDEVIQEMSHLLTSTKPPLIDLYRLDGHRFAYVARDSKGVYALQKAMERTAELLKQPILIKEQQVKLQTVCAFAISSIDEKSLDLYSQVMAVLSHPTIRFQHEIIYYDPVVHNQSFAQSIMDDVERAMAENELYVVYQPKVSTAMQKMIGVEALLRWEHPEHGFLSPAVFIPILEKHDRMMDVTDWLIDQVCQQIQAWQTNRKHNWPVAINIPGNYVTSPRLLNYLMGRMECYQIDPQYLELEITETSFVKTIDGAIEAVNKFREKGLAVALDDFGTGVSSLSYLKKIPISTLKIDKSFVDDVPQSEKDAAIIQSIISLGESLKLNVVIEGVETKEQVDYLATTCNSLAIQGYYYSKPLKAPEVVEWYKGF; encoded by the coding sequence ATGTTTCTAACACCTTCTACAGCTCAATATGACGTTCTTCAAGGGGAGTATTCGATCCCTATTATTGCTCTTTCTGTTTTGATCGCTTGGGCAGCAGCTTATACTTCGTTAAGTATGGGTGAACGCTCGCATAAGAGCAGTTTCTTTCATCAAAATTTGTGGTTGGTGTTGGCGGCTACTTCTATGGGAATAGGAATTTGGTCAATGCATTTCGTTGGGATGAATGCTTTAGCGTTGCCTGTCTACATACATTATGATCGTATACTTATTGTTGTTTCTATCCTTTCAACAATGCTTGCTTCTTTTCTTGCTTTCTATGTCTCTAGTCGTTCAAGGCGTACGAAGAAAACCTATTTGATCACGGGTCTTGTGATGGGAACAGGGATTTCTGTTATGCATTATGTCGGTATGGCAGCGATGAAAATGGAAGGGGTTATTTATAGCTATGATATTGGGTTATCTATTGCTTCTTTTCTGCTTGCTGTGTTTGTTTCTTGTGTGGCGTTGTATTTGTTCTATATGCTGCAACATCAATCGGAACGCTTTTTGATTCGAATAGCAATTGCGTTGATTTTAGGGTTGGCTATTTCGATTGTGTGTGTTACAGAGATGGCTGGGGTGACGTTTTATGTGCCAAATGACTATCTATTAATGAACGGGGAGTCTCAGTGGATGGATGTCCTCTTTTTAGTAAAAAGTGTATCGGCGAGTATCGCTCTATTATTATGTTTGTTTTTATTTTCAAGTATGTTAGATCGTTATGCGGAGCATCAATTGCGTTATTTTGATTCGCTGACGAAATTACCGAATCGCCGGCGGTTCGAGAGAAATATCACAAATTTTTCTTACGGTGCTTTGGCGGTGTGGCATTTGCATGACTTAGAGTCATTGAATCGAGCACATGGATATACATTTGTCGATGAAGTAATTCAAGAGATGAGTCACTTATTGACATCGACGAAGCCGCCTCTGATTGATTTGTATCGATTGGATGGACATCGGTTTGCTTATGTGGCGCGTGATTCCAAAGGAGTGTACGCCTTACAAAAGGCAATGGAGAGGACGGCTGAGCTTTTGAAGCAGCCGATTCTGATCAAAGAGCAGCAAGTGAAGCTACAAACGGTTTGTGCTTTTGCTATATCGAGCATAGACGAGAAGTCGCTTGATTTGTATTCACAAGTGATGGCTGTGCTGAGCCATCCAACGATTCGGTTCCAACACGAGATCATTTATTATGATCCAGTTGTTCACAACCAATCCTTTGCTCAATCAATTATGGATGATGTCGAGCGAGCGATGGCAGAGAATGAGTTGTATGTTGTCTATCAGCCGAAAGTGTCAACCGCTATGCAGAAAATGATTGGTGTCGAGGCCTTGCTTCGCTGGGAGCATCCAGAACACGGGTTTCTCTCTCCAGCGGTATTTATCCCCATTTTAGAAAAGCATGATCGGATGATGGATGTGACAGATTGGCTGATTGATCAAGTGTGCCAACAAATTCAAGCGTGGCAAACAAATAGGAAGCACAATTGGCCAGTGGCAATTAACATTCCTGGTAATTATGTCACGTCTCCTCGACTATTAAATTATTTGATGGGTAGAATGGAATGTTATCAGATTGATCCTCAATATTTAGAGCTAGAAATTACAGAAACAAGCTTTGTAAAAACGATTGATGGCGCTATTGAAGCCGTCAATAAATTTCGAGAAAAAGGGTTGGCTGTGGCGCTGGATGACTTTGGTACTGGGGTATCTTCTCTTTCTTATTTAAAGAAAATCCCCATCTCGACATTGAAAATTGATAAATCCTTTGTCGATGATGTGCCTCAATCAGAAAAAGATGCGGCTATCATCCAATCGATCATCTCACTAGGAGAATCACTGAAACTAAACGTCGTTATAGAAGGTGTAGAAACAAAAGAACAAGTAGACTACTTAGCCACTACATGTAATTCCCTCGCTATTCAAGGCTACTACTACTCCAAGCCATTGAAAGCTCCTGAAGTAGTGGAGTGGTACAAGGGATTTTAA
- a CDS encoding YitT family protein — protein MMLVGSVIVGIAYNFFLIPHEILSSGLSGIAIMFGLITPLNTGVINLLLNLPLLLIGVKKLGKQFIYYTIFSVVMISVSLYVIPIHQVSTEPILSSLFGGVLTGLGIGLIFRASGSSGGFDIIAMLLTKKKDFPLGALLSAMNGIVVAASGFIFTWDAALYTMLAIYTTGKVVDAIHTNHIKLTLTIVTAKGEAVKDNLLANVYRGVTIMPGVGAYSGEERAVLMTVITRYQLNSVKEMIHEADPNAFINVTETVEVIGSFHRG, from the coding sequence ATGATGCTAGTCGGCTCAGTCATTGTAGGGATTGCTTATAATTTCTTTTTGATCCCTCATGAGATTTTGAGCAGTGGATTGAGCGGGATTGCGATTATGTTTGGGTTGATCACGCCTTTGAATACAGGTGTGATTAATCTTTTATTAAATCTTCCTTTGTTGTTGATCGGTGTGAAGAAGCTTGGAAAGCAGTTTATTTATTATACAATTTTTTCTGTTGTGATGATTTCTGTGAGTTTGTATGTGATTCCGATTCATCAAGTGTCAACGGAGCCGATTTTGTCTTCTTTGTTCGGCGGGGTGCTAACTGGACTTGGGATTGGGCTGATTTTTCGAGCTTCGGGTTCGTCAGGTGGTTTTGATATTATTGCAATGTTGTTAACGAAGAAGAAGGACTTTCCGCTTGGAGCGTTGTTGTCAGCGATGAATGGAATCGTTGTTGCTGCGTCTGGGTTTATTTTTACTTGGGATGCGGCTTTGTATACGATGCTGGCGATTTATACGACGGGGAAAGTGGTGGATGCGATCCATACGAATCATATTAAATTGACGTTGACGATTGTTACGGCTAAAGGAGAAGCGGTGAAAGATAATTTGCTCGCGAATGTGTATCGCGGGGTGACGATCATGCCGGGTGTTGGAGCGTATTCCGGTGAGGAACGTGCGGTGCTTATGACAGTGATTACGCGCTATCAGTTAAATAGTGTGAAGGAAATGATTCATGAAGCTGATCCGAATGCTTTTATTAATGTGACGGAGACGGTGGAAGTGATCGGTTCGTTTCACCGGGGATAG
- a CDS encoding DUF262 domain-containing HNH endonuclease family protein, with protein MIDTKIAAKEILFKDLFGSKFAFKIPGYQRQYSWEKDQQNQLFEDIQEALTYKEESYFLGSVILQVISQKSDESGVYDVVDGQQRLTTLTILTAVMRDLVTDSRAKVTLQSKIYQEADPYEDKSETVRLRVRDRDFAFFKKYILEQDGTTLSIGETDLTESQERMIEAIELFRDKFYDNGLLKEEFLKKMIQFVLNKCMFVYVKTGTFTSAFRLFSILNDRGMPLTNADLLKSTNLGAINESERPHYQNLWESMEEELGREELEKLLGFIRLIFVKEKARKTIQEEYTEKVFDKHPEFKGQKFIEYLLRFANIYREKILNADIQTTDKEIAAKYYGLLTLMRDFIPFSDWIPVFISFYQKFSNDVEAYSFLKVLERKNVVSWVRGITPTARVIETVKMIQVIEQAEMVEQVYQADIFQTDLDQEAFAYNIHSNELYKKKYAKYLLLRLDMALSENINVKKSYTGVISVEHILPQKPSDNSDWKKGFTEEQRKIWTHRLGNLVLLSRKKNASANNREFKIKLEKYFSNGITDFELTKELKNYQQWTIEECQTRHQQLVDQLIQLYFV; from the coding sequence ATGATTGATACAAAAATTGCAGCAAAAGAGATACTATTCAAAGATTTATTTGGTTCAAAATTCGCTTTCAAAATCCCTGGATATCAACGACAATATTCTTGGGAAAAAGACCAACAAAATCAGCTATTTGAGGATATTCAAGAGGCGCTCACATACAAAGAAGAGAGTTATTTTCTAGGGAGCGTTATTTTACAAGTGATTTCTCAAAAAAGCGATGAAAGTGGCGTTTATGATGTAGTAGATGGTCAACAGCGTTTAACGACTTTGACCATTTTAACAGCAGTTATGCGCGATTTAGTGACGGATTCGCGTGCAAAGGTTACGTTGCAATCAAAGATTTATCAGGAAGCAGATCCGTATGAAGATAAATCAGAAACAGTTCGCCTTCGTGTAAGAGACCGAGATTTTGCTTTTTTTAAGAAATATATTTTAGAACAAGATGGAACAACACTTTCTATTGGTGAGACAGATTTGACTGAATCACAAGAAAGAATGATTGAAGCAATCGAACTATTCCGTGACAAGTTTTATGATAATGGCCTATTAAAAGAAGAGTTTCTTAAAAAAATGATTCAATTTGTTTTAAATAAGTGTATGTTTGTTTATGTAAAAACAGGTACGTTTACATCGGCCTTTCGTTTATTTTCTATTTTAAATGACCGTGGTATGCCATTAACGAATGCCGATTTATTAAAAAGTACAAACTTAGGGGCAATCAATGAATCAGAACGTCCACATTATCAAAATTTGTGGGAGTCTATGGAAGAAGAGCTTGGACGAGAAGAATTAGAGAAATTACTTGGCTTTATTCGTTTGATTTTTGTAAAAGAAAAAGCGAGAAAAACGATTCAAGAAGAATACACAGAAAAGGTTTTTGATAAACATCCTGAATTTAAAGGTCAAAAATTTATCGAGTATTTACTCCGCTTTGCTAATATTTATCGAGAGAAGATTTTGAATGCGGACATTCAAACTACTGATAAGGAAATTGCGGCCAAGTACTATGGATTATTGACTTTGATGCGCGATTTTATCCCATTTTCTGATTGGATTCCAGTCTTCATCAGCTTCTATCAAAAGTTTTCCAATGATGTTGAAGCTTATTCTTTTTTGAAGGTTTTAGAACGGAAAAATGTAGTTAGCTGGGTGAGAGGAATTACACCTACTGCGAGAGTTATAGAAACAGTTAAAATGATTCAAGTCATTGAACAAGCTGAAATGGTGGAGCAAGTGTATCAAGCTGATATTTTCCAAACAGATCTCGATCAAGAGGCGTTTGCGTATAACATTCATTCTAACGAGTTATATAAGAAAAAATACGCTAAATACTTGCTGCTTCGTTTAGATATGGCCCTTAGTGAAAACATAAACGTTAAAAAGTCTTACACAGGCGTTATCAGTGTGGAACATATTTTACCGCAAAAGCCATCAGATAATAGTGATTGGAAGAAAGGTTTCACGGAAGAACAACGAAAAATATGGACGCATCGCTTAGGCAACTTAGTCTTATTAAGTCGTAAAAAGAACGCTTCTGCTAATAACAGAGAGTTTAAAATTAAATTAGAGAAATATTTTTCTAATGGAATCACAGACTTTGAATTAACAAAGGAATTGAAAAATTATCAACAATGGACAATTGAAGAGTGTCAAACTCGTCATCAACAACTAGTTGATCAATTAATTCAATTATATTTTGTGTAA
- a CDS encoding DEAD/DEAH box helicase family protein produces MTKLQLITKNLVDTINTLTEEAEEIYILTSFVMKSGVKKILPSLKKAALRGAEIKIGTGDYLHITQPDALQLLVDELPEAEVRMWKSGGKSFHPKAYLFRTNGLGHLIVGSSNLSASALTSGIEWNLHAPPAVDKDIFEKGLEEFEGIFHHEYTIPVNKETIKQYRESYDQFHREQSVVKHWTEAEETEMIFAEPADQAEIVSEPTEPYIVSKETLYPRPAQKEALDALENTLEEEYDRALVVMATGLGKTYLAAFFARKFKRILFIAHQKELLTQAKKSFQHVMPERTAGILNADYKEKDVDMLFASVFTLGMKHHLESFAPTDFDLIIIDEFHHAATNSYQTILDYFQPEFLLGVTATPDRMDNKDVYSICDGNTAYRIHFIEAIQKNWLAPFVYYGVYDDTDYSALTWLGTRYDEEQLLQVQLKEEMAEKIETAWKKYRQTKTIGFCSSIRQAEFLSQYFNQKGWKTIALHSQTKSYSRQDAIKALDSGELDIIFTVDLFNEGIDIPSVDTLLFARPTQSLTIFTQQIGRGLRVADGKSHCVIIDLIGNYRNADIKLQVFDGDPDNKKKKKGIIPTVPENCHIEFDLEAVELLKEMTRKKNPRKDQLLYAYEELKLELGRRPSYLEFHLKAHADSKAIKEFYGSYSGFLHAIQEMTEQEEQVYLKHESWFQEVERTSMTKSYKMVVLSYMLSKGANKWLESITPEEVAPFFHDYLTSKEYRKRIDFSDKQSRELEQYEEKKVATLIDNMPMTKWSGSSKGMITFKNNQFQVHIEVEKEHEQILFKWTKEICEYRLHWHFERKDRVKV; encoded by the coding sequence ATGACTAAGCTGCAATTAATCACCAAAAACTTGGTGGACACGATTAACACATTAACAGAAGAAGCAGAAGAAATTTATATACTCACTTCTTTTGTGATGAAATCTGGTGTGAAAAAGATTCTTCCTTCATTAAAGAAGGCAGCTTTGCGTGGGGCAGAAATTAAGATTGGCACTGGTGACTATTTACATATTACTCAGCCAGATGCACTTCAGCTTCTTGTGGATGAACTTCCTGAAGCAGAAGTTCGCATGTGGAAAAGTGGAGGGAAATCCTTTCATCCGAAAGCTTATTTGTTTCGGACAAATGGATTAGGTCATTTAATTGTTGGCTCATCGAATTTGTCAGCCTCTGCTTTAACGAGCGGGATAGAGTGGAATCTTCATGCCCCGCCAGCTGTGGATAAAGATATTTTTGAAAAGGGACTCGAAGAATTTGAAGGGATTTTCCATCATGAATATACAATCCCTGTGAATAAGGAAACGATCAAGCAATATCGGGAAAGCTATGATCAGTTCCATCGTGAGCAATCTGTCGTTAAACATTGGACAGAAGCCGAAGAAACGGAAATGATATTTGCGGAACCTGCTGATCAGGCAGAGATCGTAAGTGAGCCAACAGAACCATACATAGTTAGTAAAGAAACGTTATATCCAAGACCAGCTCAAAAAGAAGCGCTAGACGCACTGGAAAACACGCTTGAAGAAGAATATGATCGTGCACTTGTTGTGATGGCAACAGGTCTTGGGAAAACATATCTCGCGGCTTTCTTTGCTCGCAAATTTAAACGAATCCTATTTATTGCTCATCAAAAAGAGCTATTAACACAAGCGAAAAAATCATTCCAGCATGTGATGCCAGAAAGAACGGCTGGGATCTTAAATGCGGACTATAAAGAGAAAGATGTGGATATGTTATTTGCTTCTGTGTTTACTCTTGGAATGAAGCATCATTTAGAAAGCTTTGCTCCAACTGATTTTGACTTAATTATTATTGATGAATTTCACCATGCTGCTACTAATTCGTATCAAACGATTCTCGACTATTTTCAGCCGGAATTTCTGCTTGGGGTTACAGCGACACCAGATCGAATGGACAATAAAGATGTGTACAGCATTTGTGATGGTAATACAGCTTATCGAATCCATTTCATTGAGGCGATTCAGAAAAACTGGCTCGCTCCTTTCGTCTATTATGGAGTGTATGATGATACCGATTATTCTGCACTCACTTGGCTTGGCACAAGATATGACGAAGAACAATTATTGCAAGTCCAATTAAAAGAAGAAATGGCTGAAAAGATTGAAACCGCTTGGAAGAAATATCGTCAAACAAAAACGATTGGCTTCTGCTCATCGATTCGTCAGGCGGAATTTTTAAGCCAGTATTTTAACCAAAAAGGCTGGAAAACGATTGCTCTTCATTCGCAAACAAAGAGTTATTCTCGTCAGGACGCTATAAAAGCCCTTGATTCAGGGGAGCTAGACATCATTTTTACGGTGGATCTATTTAATGAAGGGATTGATATTCCTTCAGTGGATACATTGCTATTTGCTCGTCCGACACAATCATTGACGATATTCACTCAACAAATTGGCCGTGGTCTTCGAGTAGCGGACGGAAAAAGTCATTGTGTGATCATTGATTTAATCGGTAACTATCGCAATGCCGATATTAAACTACAAGTCTTTGACGGTGACCCTGACAATAAGAAGAAAAAGAAAGGGATCATCCCAACTGTTCCAGAAAATTGTCACATTGAATTTGACTTAGAAGCAGTAGAGTTATTAAAGGAAATGACCCGCAAAAAGAATCCGAGAAAAGATCAATTGCTGTATGCTTACGAAGAGTTAAAACTAGAGTTGGGCAGACGACCGTCTTATCTCGAATTTCACTTGAAAGCCCATGCCGACAGCAAAGCAATAAAAGAGTTTTACGGTTCTTACTCAGGTTTTCTTCATGCAATCCAAGAAATGACGGAACAAGAAGAACAAGTCTACTTGAAGCATGAAAGCTGGTTCCAAGAAGTTGAACGAACAAGCATGACAAAAAGCTATAAAATGGTTGTCCTAAGTTACATGCTTTCCAAAGGAGCAAACAAATGGCTTGAATCGATTACACCAGAGGAAGTAGCACCATTTTTTCATGACTACTTAACGTCAAAGGAATATAGAAAGCGAATCGACTTCTCCGACAAACAAAGCCGAGAGCTTGAACAATACGAGGAGAAAAAAGTCGCTACTTTAATCGATAATATGCCGATGACGAAGTGGAGCGGATCTTCAAAAGGCATGATTACATTTAAAAACAACCAGTTTCAAGTGCATATTGAAGTTGAAAAAGAGCATGAGCAAATCTTATTCAAATGGACGAAAGAGATTTGTGAATATCGGTTGCATTGGCATTTTGAGAGGAAAGATCGTGTGAAGGTTTAA
- a CDS encoding nucleoside triphosphate pyrophosphohydrolase, whose translation MPTYNKLVRDRIPEIIEKDGKSLETRILNEQEYYEEVRKKMNEELMEYEAAANDEEALEELADLLELIHAAATIHGADYDQLEAIRQRKAEKRGGFNERIFLIEVKDD comes from the coding sequence ATGCCTACCTACAACAAACTCGTCCGAGACCGCATCCCAGAAATCATCGAAAAAGACGGTAAATCTTTAGAAACTCGCATTCTAAACGAACAAGAATACTATGAAGAAGTCCGTAAAAAAATGAACGAAGAACTTATGGAATATGAAGCTGCCGCTAACGACGAAGAGGCACTGGAAGAGCTGGCTGATCTGCTGGAACTCATCCACGCAGCAGCTACGATTCACGGGGCTGATTATGACCAGCTTGAAGCGATCCGTCAACGTAAAGCGGAAAAGCGCGGCGGATTTAATGAGCGGATTTTTTTGATTGAGGTGAAGGATGACTAA
- a CDS encoding DUF3923 family protein yields MKMRTWWFINIVWLFIFAVGAIFIGVREVDGAGVVQTPEIRMISFAVLGIVFIIVALIQLVFLYFVRKNTTR; encoded by the coding sequence ATGAAAATGAGAACATGGTGGTTTATAAATATTGTGTGGCTATTTATTTTTGCTGTTGGAGCCATATTTATTGGGGTAAGAGAAGTGGATGGTGCGGGGGTAGTTCAAACTCCTGAAATAAGAATGATATCATTCGCTGTTTTGGGTATTGTATTTATAATTGTTGCTCTAATTCAACTGGTTTTTCTTTATTTTGTTAGAAAAAATACAACGCGATAA
- a CDS encoding amino acid permease, with product MSNLETKSNMEKTPVITGGKLERGLRSRHITMIAIGGAIGTGLFVASGATISQAGPGGAFIAYLAIGCMVYFLMTSLGEMATYLPVSGSFETYGTRFVDPAFGFTLGWNYWLSWSTTIPAELAAGALVMKYWLPGSSDILWGGIFLALIFLLNVLSVKGYGEAEFWFAGIKVITIIVFLIVGVAMIFGIFTSPAVGFENFTKGEAPFKGGFLAIVGIFMIAGFSFQGTEMVGIASGESEDPERNVPRAIRSVFWRVLIFYVFSIIVIGLIIPYTDPNLLKSDVDNITISPFTLVFQKAGLAFAASLMNAVILTSVLSACNSATYASTRMLWALSQSGKAPKFLRKVNSKGVPIYALYANIIFGLVVFLSSFIGDGVVYLWLLNMTGLTGFLTWVGIAICHYRFRKAYIAQGRDLNELKFKAKWYPFGPLLTLVLCSIVIIGQGSDVISGDTINWYGMLVSYISLPVFIILWLGYKIIKKTKVVPLKECDFSRDEL from the coding sequence ATGAGCAATTTAGAAACGAAATCAAATATGGAAAAAACTCCTGTCATCACAGGAGGCAAGCTAGAGCGTGGATTACGATCTCGTCATATAACGATGATTGCCATTGGAGGTGCAATCGGAACGGGATTATTTGTTGCAAGTGGTGCAACAATCAGTCAAGCTGGGCCAGGAGGGGCATTTATTGCTTATCTTGCTATCGGCTGCATGGTCTATTTTTTGATGACAAGCCTTGGTGAGATGGCAACATACCTTCCTGTTTCAGGTTCGTTTGAAACATATGGAACTCGTTTTGTCGATCCGGCCTTCGGATTCACTCTCGGATGGAATTATTGGTTAAGTTGGTCCACTACGATCCCAGCGGAATTAGCAGCCGGAGCGTTAGTGATGAAATATTGGCTGCCAGGATCTTCGGATATTCTGTGGGGAGGTATTTTTTTAGCATTAATATTCCTTTTAAATGTTCTTTCAGTTAAAGGATATGGGGAAGCTGAATTTTGGTTCGCTGGAATTAAAGTGATCACGATTATTGTCTTTTTGATTGTTGGAGTGGCGATGATTTTCGGTATATTTACCAGTCCAGCGGTAGGGTTTGAAAATTTCACAAAAGGGGAAGCGCCTTTCAAAGGTGGATTTCTCGCCATAGTGGGGATTTTCATGATTGCGGGCTTCTCTTTCCAAGGAACGGAGATGGTAGGTATTGCCTCCGGAGAAAGTGAAGATCCTGAACGCAATGTTCCTCGGGCGATTCGCAGTGTTTTTTGGAGAGTGTTGATCTTCTATGTATTTTCTATCATTGTTATAGGGCTGATTATTCCTTATACAGATCCTAACCTTCTTAAATCAGATGTGGATAATATCACCATAAGTCCATTTACACTAGTATTCCAAAAAGCTGGTCTTGCTTTCGCTGCCTCGCTAATGAATGCCGTTATTTTAACATCTGTTCTCTCAGCTTGTAACTCTGCTACGTATGCATCTACCCGAATGCTTTGGGCTCTTTCACAATCAGGAAAGGCTCCTAAATTCCTTCGTAAAGTGAATTCAAAGGGCGTGCCTATTTATGCTCTTTACGCAAATATTATTTTTGGATTAGTTGTTTTCTTATCTTCCTTTATTGGAGATGGAGTGGTGTATTTATGGCTACTTAATATGACAGGCTTAACCGGGTTTTTAACTTGGGTGGGAATTGCAATCTGTCATTATAGATTCCGCAAAGCCTATATTGCGCAAGGAAGAGATCTTAACGAGTTAAAGTTTAAAGCAAAATGGTACCCATTCGGCCCTTTATTAACGCTAGTATTATGTTCGATCGTGATCATAGGCCAAGGCAGTGATGTGATTTCAGGAGATACGATCAATTGGTATGGCATGCTAGTTTCGTATATTAGTTTACCTGTGTTTATTATTCTATGGCTCGGTTATAAGATTATTAAAAAGACAAAAGTTGTACCATTGAAAGAGTGTGACTTTAGTCGAGATGAGTTATAA